The Balaenoptera acutorostrata chromosome 15, mBalAcu1.1, whole genome shotgun sequence genome contains a region encoding:
- the LOC114238453 gene encoding zinc finger protein 789-like encodes MIVTKPSARVLFLFNTRQFMQEKNPTNLSLMAGILHHLRDQAMEAVFLPVLWKGLLAFEDVAVYFTREEWDALHWPQKALYRDVMLDNYRNVLSLGNELA; translated from the exons ATGATTGTGACAAAGCCTTCAGCCAGAGTTCTCTTCTTGTTCAACACCAGACAATTCATGCAGGAGAAAAACCCTACAAAT CTTAGCCTGATGGCCGGGATCCTGCACCACCTCAGAGACCAGGCCATGGAAGCCGTGTTCCTGCCAGTCCTGTGGAAG GGGTTGCTGGCCTTTGAGGACGTGGCTGTGTACTTCACCAGGGAAGAGTGGGACGCACTGCACTGGCCTCAGAAGGCCCTCTACAGGGACGTGATGCTGGACAACTACAGAAACGTGCTCTCCTTGGGTAACGAGTTGGCTTGA